GGCAATCACCGACACCAGTGATGAATCCTTGAGGAGTGCAATGAACTCATTGCCTAGCGGCGGGATGATCCTCCTGAATGCCTGCGGAAAGATGATGTACCGCATGGACTGCGCGGATGTGAGGCCGAGGGATCTTGCCGCCTCTGTCTGCCCTCTGTCGATCGACTGGATTCCTGCTCTCACGATCTCCGCAACATACGCCCCGCTGTTGATCGACATGGCTGCCACAGCAGCGATAAACGGCTGGACAGGCCGACGGATGATCGAGGGAAGGCCGAAATACACGAGAAAGAGCTGAACCAGAAGAGGCGTCCCACGGATGAAATCCACGTACACGCCCGATATGATGCGCGCCGCAGGCTTCGCGCCCACTCTGGCAATTCCAGCGAATGATCCGATTACGAGTCCGATTCCCACCGCCAGCACTGCAAGTTCGACTGTCAGGCGAGCCCCGGTGAGCAGCGCTGGCATCACCCCCGGGATAATCGAGAAATCAAGCCCCACCCGTATTCCTCCATCCTAGAGACATGGCCGTCGGACGTCGAATAGGACGTGCGAGACGGCGAAGGGCCGTGCACCGAAGCACCCAGTCGCCAC
This portion of the Clostridia bacterium genome encodes:
- a CDS encoding amino acid ABC transporter permease is translated as MPALLTGARLTVELAVLAVGIGLVIGSFAGIARVGAKPAARIISGVYVDFIRGTPLLVQLFLVYFGLPSIIRRPVQPFIAAVAAMSINSGAYVAEIVRAGIQSIDRGQTEAARSLGLTSAQSMRYIIFPQAFRRIIPPLGNEFIALLKDSSLVSVIALEELLRKGQVVITRTFRPFEVYSVIALIYLVMTLFISKLVNWSERKLKTVD